From the genome of Pyrobaculum sp. 3827-6, one region includes:
- a CDS encoding enoyl-CoA hydratase/isomerase family protein — protein MIRIETIGKYDRVVLIGEKRNAFTPNLLKDLLGLRCERDVVITNEGPVFSAGLDLSIFLEGREKALEYLLKIHELVKKLLECERRVVAHVRGDVYGFGVELLYFLDYVVAAHESVKFSLQGINLGLFPPYTVAMGSRLFSHGHLRIMLSRDFTAREALSFGVVSEIGGLELEKLFSPPSHVASFASPKRRLLEVVDDAVPYLHKLAEVGTSEETRERLRKFFGRKV, from the coding sequence GTGATAAGGATAGAAACAATTGGCAAATACGACAGAGTTGTCCTCATAGGTGAGAAGAGAAACGCGTTTACGCCAAATCTTCTCAAGGATCTACTAGGGCTGAGATGTGAGAGAGATGTAGTAATTACGAACGAGGGTCCGGTTTTCTCCGCTGGGCTAGATCTGTCGATATTTCTAGAGGGGAGGGAAAAGGCGCTTGAGTACCTTTTGAAGATTCATGAGCTTGTTAAGAAGTTGCTTGAATGCGAGAGGCGGGTGGTGGCGCATGTACGGGGGGATGTCTACGGCTTCGGGGTCGAGTTATTGTACTTCCTAGACTACGTCGTCGCGGCTCACGAGTCGGTGAAATTTTCTCTGCAGGGCATAAACCTGGGGCTTTTCCCGCCGTACACCGTGGCGATGGGGAGTCGTCTGTTTTCACATGGCCATCTGAGGATTATGTTGAGCAGAGATTTCACGGCGCGTGAAGCTTTGTCGTTCGGAGTCGTTTCTGAAATAGGCGGGCTGGAGCTTGAGAAGTTATTCTCGCCGCCTAGCCACGTCGCGAGCTTCGCCTCGCCGAAGAGGCGCCTTCTTGAAGTGGTGGACGACGCGGTTCCCTATCTACACAAACTGGCTGAGGTGGGCACCAGCGAGGAGACTAGAGAGAGGCTTAGGAAGTTCTTCGGCAGGAAAGTCTAA
- a CDS encoding NADP-dependent isocitrate dehydrogenase, translating into MATDIEKIKSNITNIVPYAGRYVDPPEGEYVQYTGPGQLKVPDKVVIGYIEGDGIGPEVAYAAIKVANAAVEKAYGKSRRITWYEVVVGEKAEKIFGSRLPDQSVEVLKKVRVFLKAPLETPVGGGFRSINVTLRQLFDLYANIRPVKYFPGLPSPLKRPESVDLVIFRENTEDVYAGIEWPYNSPEAAKLREILKREFGVSLRDDAGIGIKPISKFGTQRIARLALKFAVENKRRVVTVMHKGNIQKYTEGAFKEWAFEVARNEFRNYVVFEDELAQHGGKVPEGKILVNDRIADNMLQQLLTRTGEYDVILAPNLNGDYVSDEAAGLVGGLGVAPGIDVGDWGMMAEPVHGTAPKYRGKNYVNPTATILALELLLRFIGWREAANYIIKGVETAYREGYFTGDLARQMDEDERKQRVKEVLGTQEFADKVVEIIKNL; encoded by the coding sequence ATGGCTACAGATATTGAGAAAATCAAAAGCAACATAACAAACATAGTGCCATACGCCGGTAGGTATGTAGATCCGCCAGAGGGTGAATACGTACAATACACAGGTCCAGGCCAGCTGAAGGTGCCGGACAAGGTTGTGATAGGGTACATAGAGGGCGATGGAATAGGGCCAGAGGTGGCCTACGCCGCAATAAAGGTTGCCAACGCCGCCGTAGAGAAGGCGTATGGCAAATCGAGGAGAATAACCTGGTACGAGGTTGTGGTTGGGGAAAAAGCCGAAAAAATCTTCGGAAGCCGGCTACCGGACCAGAGCGTTGAGGTGTTGAAAAAGGTGAGGGTATTCCTCAAAGCCCCCCTGGAGACTCCGGTGGGCGGGGGTTTCAGGAGCATAAACGTCACTCTGCGCCAGCTCTTTGATCTCTACGCCAATATAAGGCCTGTTAAGTACTTCCCCGGCCTCCCCTCCCCCCTAAAGAGGCCGGAGTCCGTTGATCTGGTTATTTTCAGAGAAAACACCGAGGACGTATACGCTGGGATCGAGTGGCCATATAACAGTCCGGAGGCCGCTAAGCTGAGAGAAATCTTGAAGAGGGAGTTTGGGGTCAGCCTAAGAGATGACGCGGGCATTGGCATAAAGCCGATAAGTAAATTCGGCACGCAGAGAATAGCGAGGCTGGCCCTGAAGTTCGCCGTGGAGAACAAGAGGCGTGTCGTAACTGTGATGCACAAGGGCAATATACAGAAATATACAGAAGGGGCCTTCAAAGAGTGGGCCTTTGAGGTGGCTAGGAATGAATTTAGGAACTACGTGGTGTTTGAAGACGAGCTGGCTCAACACGGCGGCAAGGTGCCTGAAGGCAAGATCTTGGTGAACGACAGAATCGCCGACAATATGCTACAGCAACTACTCACGAGGACAGGCGAGTACGATGTGATACTAGCGCCGAACCTCAACGGAGACTACGTCTCTGACGAGGCCGCCGGGCTCGTCGGAGGACTCGGCGTGGCGCCGGGCATCGACGTAGGAGACTGGGGAATGATGGCGGAGCCCGTACATGGAACAGCCCCGAAGTACAGAGGAAAAAACTACGTAAACCCGACGGCTACTATATTAGCCCTGGAGCTACTACTCCGCTTCATTGGGTGGAGAGAGGCGGCCAATTACATAATCAAGGGCGTTGAGACCGCGTATAGAGAGGGGTACTTCACGGGAGATCTCGCTAGGCAGATGGACGAGGATGAGAGAAAACAAAGAGTTAAGGAAGTACTCGGAACTCAGGAATTTGCAGATAAAGTAGTTGAGATAATAAAAAATCTCTAG
- a CDS encoding GNAT family N-acetyltransferase encodes MYPTVVIRPATKEDLDSAVQLVVRLKKLNAEFDPLLQVAPDIEQAARKYLENALNNPSSVLVVAVEGSKVVGLLKGDVEDRIFYYPKYAGIIKEFYILPEYRRKGIGKRLMMEGMEQLRKRGAEVIMASFPALNEIAINFYKKMGFRPVEYLFAKEV; translated from the coding sequence ATGTATCCAACTGTAGTAATTAGGCCTGCTACAAAAGAAGACCTTGACTCAGCTGTTCAACTAGTAGTGAGGTTGAAGAAGCTAAATGCCGAGTTTGACCCCTTGTTACAGGTGGCGCCAGACATAGAACAAGCCGCCCGGAAGTATTTAGAAAACGCCTTGAATAACCCCTCCTCTGTGTTGGTAGTTGCGGTGGAGGGCAGTAAAGTAGTGGGCCTGCTGAAAGGCGACGTCGAGGATAGGATATTCTACTACCCAAAGTACGCCGGCATTATCAAGGAGTTCTACATACTGCCTGAGTACCGGAGGAAAGGTATTGGCAAGAGGTTGATGATGGAGGGGATGGAGCAGCTGAGGAAGAGAGGCGCCGAGGTGATTATGGCGTCTTTCCCGGCCCTTAACGAAATAGCTATTAACTTTTATAAAAAGATGGGCTTTAGGCCTGTCGAGTACCTATTTGCAAAAGAAGTCTAG
- a CDS encoding NMD3-related protein yields MAKVPCPYCGRLVDRLIEGQCEECYIERHPLVLVKERRLLRCKYCGAVFLGGKWVRGKRGDLGEVARRIISEKTSIRGVLEKAEISQSDGKIVINIVVRGTPHPSIKPRSLSYVVEFEYVYDICSTCREMLSRKEVALLQIRGTPRGLDDTYKKKILNIIEQELLKFKDKKIGFISEIKYLKDGLDIYTTNSNLARHLAYVLHRQFPSSIKETAKVVGVRDGRKVYHMTYSLRLVTYKPGDVVRIRGEEKKIVDIGSRHVVLYSVETGKYDQLTISELLNSEIILIGQ; encoded by the coding sequence GTGGCTAAAGTTCCATGTCCCTACTGCGGCCGTCTTGTGGACAGACTTATTGAGGGTCAGTGTGAAGAGTGTTACATTGAGAGGCACCCCCTGGTGTTGGTGAAGGAGCGGAGATTGCTCAGATGTAAATACTGCGGCGCGGTGTTCCTAGGGGGTAAATGGGTGAGGGGGAAGAGAGGCGACTTAGGGGAGGTGGCTAGGAGGATCATATCTGAAAAGACCTCGATCAGAGGTGTTTTAGAGAAGGCAGAGATTTCGCAAAGTGATGGTAAAATAGTAATCAACATAGTGGTTAGGGGCACTCCACACCCCTCTATTAAGCCGAGGTCGTTAAGCTACGTAGTGGAGTTCGAATACGTATACGACATTTGTAGTACCTGTAGAGAAATGCTGAGTCGTAAAGAAGTTGCTCTACTACAGATAAGAGGCACCCCGCGAGGACTCGATGACACATATAAAAAGAAAATACTTAATATAATTGAACAAGAACTATTAAAATTTAAAGATAAGAAAATCGGATTTATTAGTGAAATAAAATATTTGAAAGATGGGCTAGATATTTATACTACTAATTCAAATTTAGCTAGACATTTAGCATATGTCTTGCATAGGCAGTTCCCTAGTTCTATAAAGGAGACCGCAAAGGTGGTTGGCGTTAGAGACGGAAGGAAGGTATACCACATGACTTATTCTTTACGACTAGTTACGTACAAGCCCGGCGACGTGGTGAGGATACGGGGAGAGGAGAAGAAGATTGTTGACATCGGTAGTAGGCACGTGGTTCTTTACTCTGTAGAAACAGGTAAGTACGACCAATTGACGATTTCGGAGCTCTTGAATAGTGAAATAATACTCATAGGTCAATAA
- a CDS encoding DNA cytosine methyltransferase, producing the protein MYNVVDLFAGGGGFGLGFAKAGFKIRVAVDVDRDAARTYSVNHGNTVVMQEDVRLVSYRDLLKYSNTVDVVIGSPPCEPFTAANPERMEEPADRLYVDPAGQLTLEFIRLVGEIGPRVFVMENVAALAEEPLKTYIRREFKRVGYDEVYFNVLHAEDYGVPSRRRRVFISNIAIKPPKTGGVTVRQALHGLPPPDSAYPPNHDTVTISIKKQERIAKMRPGEALMRFRGAGGFYENYIRLAWDDVAPTVMGSRRFVHPEEHRLLTVREQARLMGYPDDYVFLGSKDSQFNQVGESVPPPLAYAIAVEVRKYLEGRG; encoded by the coding sequence GTGTATAACGTAGTTGATCTATTTGCAGGAGGCGGGGGGTTCGGCCTGGGGTTCGCCAAGGCCGGATTTAAAATTAGGGTTGCAGTTGATGTGGATAGAGACGCGGCGCGGACCTACAGCGTCAACCACGGCAACACTGTGGTGATGCAGGAGGACGTGAGGCTCGTCAGCTACAGAGACTTATTGAAGTATTCAAACACCGTCGACGTTGTGATCGGTAGTCCGCCTTGTGAACCCTTCACAGCGGCTAACCCGGAGAGAATGGAGGAACCTGCCGACAGGCTCTACGTAGACCCTGCCGGGCAACTAACGCTGGAATTTATAAGACTCGTGGGTGAAATAGGGCCGAGGGTGTTTGTAATGGAGAACGTCGCGGCGCTGGCTGAGGAGCCTTTAAAGACGTACATAAGGAGAGAGTTCAAGAGGGTGGGCTACGACGAGGTGTACTTCAACGTCTTGCATGCCGAGGACTACGGCGTGCCCAGCAGAAGGCGCCGGGTCTTCATATCTAACATCGCGATAAAGCCCCCCAAGACCGGCGGCGTTACGGTCAGACAAGCGCTCCACGGCCTGCCTCCACCCGACAGCGCCTACCCGCCGAATCACGACACTGTGACTATCAGCATAAAGAAGCAGGAGAGGATAGCTAAGATGAGGCCTGGCGAGGCCTTGATGAGGTTCCGGGGGGCCGGCGGCTTCTATGAAAACTATATAAGGCTGGCGTGGGACGACGTGGCGCCCACCGTCATGGGCTCCCGGAGGTTTGTCCACCCCGAGGAGCACAGGCTCCTCACAGTGAGAGAGCAGGCCAGGTTGATGGGATATCCAGACGACTACGTCTTCCTCGGCTCGAAAGACTCCCAATTCAACCAAGTCGGGGAGAGTGTCCCCCCTCCCCTCGCCTACGCAATAGCGGTAGAAGTGCGAAAATATTTAGAGGGGAGGGGGTAG
- the pheT gene encoding phenylalanine--tRNA ligase subunit beta → MPVIDIAKFDIERLTGLKFEEAAKLLEHVKCEVEEAAGERVKVEVTHDRPDHFSAEGLARTLKGVAGVETGLPVIKLGPSPIKLVAGHIEERPYISMAVVRGVRLDDEAVRQLIQLQEKIHETYGRGRRRIAIGYYDVSKIKPPIYYRRISQDDEYTPLGFDKPIKVRDMYQLTEQGRRYSPLIHIERPPALVDSAGQIMVVIPVLGSECCKITERTTDVLIDVTGTDPRAVVNALSILIYALLERSDPRQVELVEGGTGYSHEYVKIETDERAVGDLLGVELSRADFTKYVKMARFDYVDGHVVVPPYRINVLSWVDVAEEVAVMIGYNQLPREAPRVMAAGRRHRVEVATQELRKSLLSMGFTEVNNYVLTDDSVGDFCRPARVANPISELYTTVRCSLVPQLVATAAAVKKREVKLFEVGEVVREGRTVRALALLISREGATLTDGLSAIKALCHRLGWSCKFKPLEAAWALPSRAAEVMGDVAGYVAEVNPDILIKLRHTTPTVAAELFIHMQS, encoded by the coding sequence GTGCCTGTTATAGACATTGCGAAATTCGACATAGAGAGGCTGACAGGTCTCAAATTCGAGGAGGCGGCGAAGCTACTAGAGCACGTCAAGTGCGAGGTGGAGGAGGCCGCCGGCGAGAGGGTAAAGGTCGAGGTTACTCACGACAGGCCGGACCACTTCTCCGCGGAGGGGCTAGCCAGAACCCTAAAGGGCGTCGCAGGCGTCGAGACAGGGCTCCCAGTTATCAAGCTGGGGCCCTCCCCCATTAAACTCGTCGCCGGGCACATAGAGGAGAGGCCCTACATCTCCATGGCGGTGGTTAGGGGAGTCCGGCTAGACGACGAGGCGGTGAGGCAACTCATACAGCTACAGGAAAAGATACACGAGACCTACGGCAGGGGGAGGCGGCGGATAGCCATCGGCTACTACGACGTCTCTAAGATAAAGCCGCCTATATACTACAGAAGGATTTCACAAGATGACGAATACACGCCCCTCGGCTTCGACAAGCCGATAAAAGTTAGAGACATGTACCAGCTAACTGAGCAGGGCCGTAGATACAGCCCCTTGATCCACATAGAGCGGCCCCCGGCGCTGGTGGACTCTGCAGGGCAGATAATGGTCGTGATCCCAGTCCTGGGCTCGGAGTGTTGTAAAATCACCGAACGCACCACCGATGTGCTAATAGACGTGACCGGCACCGATCCCCGCGCCGTCGTCAACGCCCTATCCATATTGATATACGCCCTCCTCGAGCGGAGCGACCCCAGGCAGGTGGAGCTGGTCGAGGGGGGCACGGGCTACAGCCACGAATACGTAAAGATAGAGACCGACGAGAGGGCCGTGGGTGATCTACTCGGCGTGGAGCTCAGCCGGGCCGACTTTACTAAGTACGTCAAGATGGCGCGCTTCGATTATGTGGACGGCCACGTGGTGGTGCCGCCCTACCGCATTAACGTACTGTCGTGGGTAGACGTGGCTGAGGAGGTGGCCGTGATGATAGGCTACAACCAGCTACCCAGGGAGGCACCCAGGGTCATGGCGGCTGGGAGGAGGCACCGCGTCGAGGTGGCGACGCAGGAGCTACGGAAGTCCCTACTCTCAATGGGCTTTACAGAGGTGAATAACTACGTCTTGACAGACGACTCGGTGGGAGATTTCTGCAGGCCGGCGCGGGTGGCCAACCCCATATCTGAGCTCTACACCACCGTGAGGTGCTCCCTAGTTCCGCAACTCGTGGCAACAGCCGCCGCCGTCAAGAAGCGGGAGGTTAAGCTATTCGAAGTAGGGGAAGTGGTGCGGGAGGGCAGAACCGTCAGAGCCCTCGCCCTCCTCATAAGCCGCGAGGGGGCGACGCTTACAGACGGGCTATCTGCAATAAAAGCGCTGTGCCACCGCCTCGGCTGGAGCTGTAAGTTTAAGCCGCTGGAGGCGGCGTGGGCCCTCCCCAGCAGAGCCGCCGAGGTTATGGGAGACGTCGCGGGGTACGTCGCGGAGGTAAACCCCGACATCTTGATAAAGCTGAGACACACAACGCCCACAGTGGCCGCGGAGCTGTTTATACACATGCAATCGTAG
- a CDS encoding DNA-binding protein yields MDEIDTLLRKKALELAKTSKRGEPPKQKVITGEEAVQIVRRITKGERAGEIIENALALYQQHAVALFKKIAELHLQGVIKELEDYELYQILLRAGMRVPVKTEVKIVRHGREYKLGEA; encoded by the coding sequence GTGGACGAGATAGACACGCTACTGAGGAAAAAAGCCCTAGAGCTGGCCAAGACGAGCAAGAGGGGGGAGCCGCCCAAGCAGAAGGTCATAACGGGAGAGGAGGCTGTCCAAATCGTGAGGAGGATAACCAAGGGCGAGAGAGCCGGCGAGATAATTGAAAACGCCCTGGCTCTGTATCAACAACACGCAGTCGCACTCTTCAAAAAAATAGCAGAGCTACACCTACAAGGCGTAATAAAGGAGTTGGAAGACTACGAACTCTACCAAATTCTGCTGAGGGCGGGCATGAGGGTGCCCGTGAAGACCGAGGTGAAGATAGTGAGACACGGAAGAGAGTATAAACTAGGCGAGGCCTAG
- a CDS encoding aminoacyl-tRNA deacylase → MSLGGGRPALEEFGQLIRLKEPVRTVRQAAKAVGVEESRIVKTLVVNCGGEYRAYVLRGVKKLDLERLGCRMAAPEEVLSVTGYAVGGVPPVLPIPVYIDRELLEEEYVYGGGGDDHSLLKFRPLTLVERGVAVPIDL, encoded by the coding sequence ATGAGCCTCGGCGGGGGCCGGCCGGCTCTAGAGGAGTTTGGACAACTGATAAGGCTGAAGGAGCCTGTCCGTACGGTGAGACAGGCGGCCAAGGCCGTGGGCGTGGAGGAGAGCAGGATTGTAAAGACCCTTGTTGTTAACTGCGGCGGCGAGTACAGGGCCTACGTACTCCGAGGCGTCAAGAAGCTTGATTTAGAAAGACTCGGGTGCCGCATGGCCGCCCCCGAAGAGGTTCTCAGCGTCACCGGCTACGCCGTCGGCGGGGTTCCCCCCGTCCTGCCCATACCAGTCTACATAGACAGAGAACTACTAGAGGAGGAGTACGTATATGGGGGAGGCGGCGACGACCACAGTCTTTTGAAATTCCGGCCGCTTACACTTGTGGAGAGAGGCGTCGCCGTGCCGATAGATCTGTGA
- a CDS encoding archease, which produces MTCGKPGDYRYGEHTADVLVQAFGCTLEEAFKNAAVALADLTYYSQRVEPRESRSVVVEYDDLEGLLFKWIDELLYLFDAEKFALSRKIELSVDKGEKYVVRATVYGERYDIEKHGFTGLIVKAMTFHMMEIRKVGDYWVLQYVVDI; this is translated from the coding sequence GTGACCTGCGGCAAGCCCGGCGACTATAGATACGGCGAGCACACAGCCGACGTCTTGGTGCAGGCCTTCGGCTGTACCTTAGAGGAGGCGTTTAAAAACGCCGCGGTGGCCCTCGCCGACTTGACGTACTACAGCCAGCGAGTAGAGCCGAGAGAGAGCAGGTCGGTGGTGGTTGAGTACGACGACTTGGAGGGCCTCTTGTTCAAGTGGATTGATGAGCTCCTCTACCTATTCGACGCCGAGAAATTTGCTTTGAGCAGAAAGATTGAGCTGAGCGTGGATAAGGGCGAGAAATACGTCGTAAGAGCGACGGTGTACGGCGAGCGGTATGACATTGAGAAGCACGGCTTCACGGGTCTCATAGTGAAGGCCATGACTTTCCACATGATGGAGATAAGGAAGGTGGGGGACTACTGGGTGTTGCAGTACGTCGTCGATATATGA